The genomic segment GAAGACCGAGACCGAGAAAGCCCAGGGCGGCCTCGGTGACGATGACCCACCCCAGATTGATGGTGAATATGACGATCAACGGTGCCATCAGGTTGGGCAGCACGTGGGTGCGGATGGTCCGGCTCCCGCGCGAGCCGATCGCCTCGGCCGCCGTTATGTACTGCGTCTCCTTGATGCCCATGACGGCACTTCGGGCTACCCGAGAATTGCCGATACCGCCCAGAATCCCCAGGACGATGATGACCTGCAGCGCGCCCTGCCCCAGCATGGACATCACCGTGATGAGCACCAGCAGGCCCGGGAACGCCATCCACGCGTCGACCACCCGCTGTGCAAGCAGGTCGAGCTTGCCGCCGACATAGCCGGTCATGCCGATCAGCGCCGCCACCACCACGCTGACCGCGGCGCCGGACAAGCCGATGATCACCGAGGTCCGAGCGCCGAAGATGAGCCGGCTCAGCACGTCGCGCCCCAGGTGGTCGGCACCCAGGAGGTATTTCTCCGAAGGCGGCGTC from the Spirochaetaceae bacterium genome contains:
- a CDS encoding ABC transporter permease translates to MGAVAGAIVLLMLLIGVFADFLAPYGMNDLNLPDRLTPPSEKYLLGADHLGRDVLSRLIFGARTSVIIGLSGAAVSVVVAALIGMTGYVGGKLDLLAQRVVDAWMAFPGLLVLITVMSMLGQGALQVIIVLGILGGIGNSRVARSAVMGIKETQYITAAEAIGSRGSRTIRTHVLPNLMAPLIVIFTINLGWVIVTEAALGFLGLGLPPDVATWGGMLSWEGRRYMEQAPGLAFWPGLTLSVVVWAINMFGDALRDLLDPRLKGGAGRFAGSRKAKRALRG